From Sphingobium sp. EP60837, a single genomic window includes:
- a CDS encoding PQQ-dependent dehydrogenase, methanol/ethanol family, producing the protein MGKNVLSALLALSLASTLAGCGRASSGNGDWPSYGRTADEQRFSPLNQIDLDTVTRLGLAWYADVDTDRGQEGTPLVADGAIYTSTAWSKVFAFDAVTGAKKWQYDPKVPGQKAFQICCDVVNRGIALWKDKVIVGTLDGRLVGINRTSGNPDWTVQTTPVDEPYSITGAPRIAHGLVIIGNAGSDYGVRGFVSAYNPDTGKLVWRFYLTPRPDGKADGAASDDVMKSLVEGTWSDGAWKITGGGGSPWDAITYDPQTELIYIGTGNPVVWNDRLRTQNKGDNLFVNSIVALHAKTGKYAWHYQTTPRDAWDYDAVQHLIVADIPLRGSQRHVVMQASKNGFFYVLDAIDGKLISAKNYVPVTWASGIDMTTGRPIETPEARFTETGRVALLAPASAHSWQPMSYSPETGLVYLPAISNSRVFGDVDELDYVDGAKNMAVNINYSVPGPHGTKEKQGPAVPSSRTELIAWDPIKQAARWRVPTATWPGGTLTTAGKLVFQASGRHFIAYDAASGKAAWDYDLGAPAIGSPITYEIGRTQYVALLVGFGGSGGFGGSEPRRQGRLMVFKIDGNAKAPAYPEYTPPPLLDVAKAEPSSGDADHGATLYSRYCVTCHLGGVFLPNLARSPVIMRKDALNSVLLDGALAPSGMASFKQYFKPADVEDLRAFLLWRAKDGEIRVKKQGGHG; encoded by the coding sequence ATGGGCAAAAACGTCCTATCCGCGCTTCTGGCGCTCAGCCTCGCCTCTACCCTGGCCGGCTGCGGCCGTGCTAGCAGCGGAAATGGCGATTGGCCGTCGTATGGCCGCACTGCTGACGAACAGCGATTCTCGCCACTCAACCAGATCGACCTGGACACTGTCACGAGACTCGGATTGGCTTGGTATGCTGATGTCGATACTGACCGCGGTCAGGAGGGAACACCGCTAGTCGCCGACGGTGCGATCTACACGTCAACGGCATGGTCCAAAGTCTTTGCCTTTGACGCGGTCACAGGCGCCAAGAAATGGCAGTACGACCCCAAGGTGCCGGGCCAGAAAGCATTTCAGATCTGCTGTGATGTCGTAAACCGCGGTATTGCCTTGTGGAAAGATAAGGTGATCGTTGGGACGCTCGACGGTCGCCTGGTAGGTATCAACCGAACAAGCGGCAACCCGGATTGGACGGTTCAGACCACTCCTGTCGATGAGCCCTACTCAATTACCGGAGCGCCGCGTATCGCCCACGGTCTCGTGATTATCGGCAACGCAGGATCCGATTACGGGGTCCGGGGGTTTGTTTCCGCCTATAACCCGGACACGGGGAAACTGGTCTGGCGTTTCTACTTGACGCCCCGGCCAGACGGAAAAGCTGATGGCGCTGCGTCCGACGACGTGATGAAGTCTCTCGTCGAAGGCACTTGGTCCGATGGCGCCTGGAAAATCACCGGGGGGGGCGGATCGCCGTGGGATGCCATCACATATGACCCACAGACCGAACTCATATATATTGGCACAGGGAACCCTGTTGTCTGGAACGATCGTTTGCGCACACAGAACAAGGGCGACAACTTGTTCGTCAATTCCATCGTCGCCCTGCACGCCAAGACGGGTAAGTATGCGTGGCACTATCAGACCACGCCTCGCGATGCCTGGGACTATGATGCCGTCCAGCACCTGATCGTTGCCGACATTCCCTTACGCGGCTCCCAGCGACATGTAGTGATGCAGGCCAGCAAAAACGGGTTCTTCTACGTCCTGGATGCCATTGACGGTAAGCTGATATCCGCTAAGAACTATGTTCCTGTCACCTGGGCCTCAGGGATCGACATGACGACTGGTCGCCCGATCGAAACGCCGGAGGCAAGGTTCACCGAAACCGGCCGTGTGGCGTTGCTGGCGCCGGCATCAGCCCACTCCTGGCAACCCATGAGCTACAGCCCTGAAACGGGGCTGGTCTATCTCCCAGCCATCAGTAATAGTCGGGTGTTCGGCGACGTTGACGAACTGGACTATGTCGACGGCGCCAAGAATATGGCGGTCAACATCAACTATTCCGTCCCCGGACCGCACGGAACAAAGGAAAAGCAGGGCCCTGCCGTCCCGTCATCCCGCACTGAACTCATCGCGTGGGATCCTATCAAACAAGCAGCCCGTTGGCGCGTGCCGACCGCCACATGGCCGGGCGGCACCCTCACTACTGCAGGCAAACTGGTCTTTCAGGCGTCCGGCCGCCATTTTATCGCCTATGATGCGGCCAGCGGCAAAGCGGCATGGGACTACGACCTTGGCGCACCCGCGATAGGCTCGCCCATCACCTACGAAATCGGCCGCACGCAGTATGTCGCGCTTCTGGTCGGCTTCGGCGGCAGCGGGGGCTTTGGCGGGTCAGAGCCACGCCGCCAAGGACGCTTAATGGTCTTCAAGATCGACGGCAATGCCAAGGCTCCTGCCTATCCCGAATACACGCCGCCCCCGCTTCTTGACGTCGCAAAAGCAGAACCGTCGAGTGGCGATGCCGACCATGGAGCGACTCTGTATTCGCGATATTGCGTCACGTGTCATTTGGGTGGTGTATTCTTGCCGAACCTTGCCCGCTCGCCCGTGATCATGAGGAAGGATGCACTGAATTCCGTGCTGCTTGACGGTGCTCTTGCACCGAGTGGCATGGCATCGTTCAAGCAGTACTTCAAGCCCGCCGACGTCGAAGATCTGCGCGCATTCTTGCTCTGGCGCGCCAAGGATGGGGAAATTCGCGTGAAGAAGCAGGGCGGTCACGGCTAA
- a CDS encoding carboxylesterase/lipase family protein, translated as MVEGLYEQGICVFRGIPYAASTGGDNRFRPPQPPAPWTGVRDCSRSGFSAPQQVHVSRERAAFAAVEEISEDCLTLNVFTPEPRDGARRPVMVWFHGGGWRTGAGSAPALQGHGLARDGDVVLVTVNHRLDVLGFLQIADGDERFLDAGNLGVLDMVCALQWVRDNAAAMGADPGNVTIFGQSGGGSKVAALLACEKAAGLFHKAIAMSCSGCLRFAEPAEGAAIARKVAAKLGLERLTGPILQTVPMATLIAAAESGCRPMLDGRTFSRHPFDPDASPLSRNIPLLAGNVANETRLTLLAGGMKNFAIEKAEAVRRIARFLAISGIEAETIYQAYALQYPHDSAALILAAVTGDYTYVRNTRRMADLQARHALVHTYMFMHRSPILSGLLGAPHESDVPYIFGTIAAAESIIGREGQALALSQMMIRTWTAFARSGTPGHPLLQSWPIHSPGSNLAMLLDLAPRFGPVPGQRARSQLDRLPWYEYSRSVDYNRD; from the coding sequence ATGGTTGAAGGCCTTTACGAGCAGGGAATCTGTGTCTTCCGTGGAATTCCCTATGCGGCGTCGACAGGCGGTGACAATCGCTTCCGTCCGCCACAACCGCCCGCGCCTTGGACCGGTGTCCGCGATTGCAGTCGCTCAGGTTTTTCCGCCCCGCAACAGGTTCATGTCTCGCGAGAACGCGCAGCCTTTGCAGCCGTTGAGGAAATTTCCGAGGATTGCCTCACCCTAAACGTCTTCACCCCCGAACCTCGAGACGGAGCGCGCCGGCCTGTAATGGTCTGGTTCCACGGCGGCGGATGGCGCACAGGTGCGGGATCAGCGCCCGCCCTGCAGGGTCACGGCCTTGCACGAGACGGCGACGTTGTGCTTGTTACTGTCAATCACCGGCTCGACGTGCTCGGCTTCTTGCAAATCGCCGATGGAGATGAGCGGTTTTTGGATGCCGGCAACCTTGGCGTGCTGGACATGGTTTGCGCCTTACAATGGGTCCGCGACAACGCCGCGGCCATGGGCGCGGATCCAGGCAATGTCACTATTTTCGGCCAGTCGGGAGGTGGTTCAAAGGTGGCAGCCTTGCTTGCCTGCGAGAAGGCAGCCGGGCTGTTTCACAAGGCCATTGCGATGAGCTGCAGCGGCTGCCTCAGATTCGCTGAGCCTGCCGAGGGCGCCGCCATCGCGCGCAAGGTCGCGGCGAAACTCGGATTAGAGCGTCTCACGGGCCCTATTCTGCAGACCGTCCCCATGGCGACCCTGATTGCGGCAGCTGAAAGCGGGTGCCGGCCTATGCTTGACGGTCGAACATTCTCAAGACATCCATTCGACCCCGACGCAAGCCCCCTGTCCCGAAACATCCCGTTGCTGGCCGGCAATGTCGCCAATGAGACCCGCTTGACGCTGCTGGCAGGAGGAATGAAGAATTTCGCGATCGAGAAAGCCGAGGCCGTTCGGCGGATTGCCCGCTTCCTGGCCATATCCGGGATTGAGGCGGAGACGATTTATCAAGCTTATGCCCTGCAGTATCCGCACGACAGTGCCGCACTAATTCTCGCGGCGGTAACGGGCGATTACACTTACGTTCGAAACACGCGCAGAATGGCCGATCTTCAGGCGCGTCACGCACTTGTCCATACCTATATGTTCATGCACCGCTCGCCCATTCTCTCTGGGCTGCTCGGAGCACCGCACGAAAGCGACGTTCCGTACATTTTCGGCACGATTGCTGCGGCAGAGAGTATAATTGGTCGAGAAGGACAGGCGCTGGCACTAAGTCAGATGATGATAAGAACCTGGACGGCTTTCGCTCGTAGCGGCACGCCAGGCCATCCGCTTCTGCAATCATGGCCAATCCATTCTCCGGGTAGCAATCTTGCTATGCTCCTGGACCTTGCGCCGCGTTTCGGCCCCGTTCCGGGGCAAAGGGCCCGCTCGCAACTCGATCGGTTGCCCTGGTATGAATATAGCCGTTCCGTAGACTATAACCGCGATTGA
- a CDS encoding SMP-30/gluconolactonase/LRE family protein, which translates to MTIETMVKRCSPLLVLASVTSCALTGAQSGINALGSPRLETIQIADRNVFPESITSTRAGAVIIGSLAQPYIYRASPGEAIAQRWIDLTPFGSISYGVLADEPSRTLWTCTVISPRTGERPPPLTERHSTLRAYDLETGSAKGAWPLPGQSNACNDIAIGPEGIPYVSDLGNGRILRLRGNGSFELFYSGPQLNRVDGLAFLGKDLYATNLESGQIFRLTPGRHGPVISQPLQISVALNRPDGLRSYGGRLYLADNGLGKVFSLTVKGTRATAENLRDGLERPTGVTRSTGKLWMVESKTDHWDDGADPNPFTVRSVPLPPSSHRRAR; encoded by the coding sequence GTGACGATTGAAACGATGGTGAAGCGCTGCAGCCCACTGCTTGTCCTGGCCTCCGTGACGAGCTGCGCCTTGACGGGTGCGCAATCCGGCATCAATGCACTTGGTTCGCCTCGGCTTGAAACGATCCAGATTGCAGATCGGAACGTCTTCCCTGAAAGCATAACCAGCACGCGGGCAGGAGCAGTAATCATCGGCAGCCTGGCCCAGCCCTATATTTATCGTGCTTCCCCGGGGGAGGCCATAGCCCAGAGATGGATTGACCTCACGCCGTTCGGCAGCATTTCCTACGGGGTGCTGGCGGATGAGCCAAGCCGCACCTTGTGGACCTGCACCGTCATCAGCCCCAGGACCGGCGAACGCCCTCCACCATTGACGGAAAGACATAGCACGCTGCGAGCCTACGATCTCGAGACCGGCTCCGCGAAGGGCGCCTGGCCGCTCCCGGGCCAATCCAACGCGTGCAACGATATTGCCATCGGGCCGGAAGGTATACCTTACGTTAGCGACCTGGGCAATGGACGGATACTCCGCCTGAGAGGTAATGGATCCTTCGAGTTGTTTTACTCTGGTCCTCAGTTGAACCGAGTCGACGGCCTAGCCTTCCTCGGCAAGGACCTCTATGCCACGAACCTGGAGAGCGGCCAAATTTTCAGGCTAACTCCAGGAAGGCACGGTCCCGTCATTTCGCAGCCACTCCAGATATCGGTAGCGCTGAATAGACCGGATGGGCTGCGCTCCTATGGTGGACGCCTCTATCTTGCCGACAACGGTTTGGGAAAGGTATTCTCGCTGACGGTTAAGGGTACCAGGGCGACTGCCGAAAATTTGCGCGACGGCTTGGAGCGGCCCACCGGAGTAACTCGATCAACGGGCAAGCTATGGATGGTCGAATCCAAGACGGATCATTGGGATGATGGCGCCGACCCGAACCCATTCACGGTTCGGTCGGTTCCGCTACCCCCATCGTCGCACCGCCGGGCGCGCTGA